A region from the Cannabis sativa cultivar Pink pepper isolate KNU-18-1 chromosome 9, ASM2916894v1, whole genome shotgun sequence genome encodes:
- the LOC133031355 gene encoding uncharacterized protein LOC133031355: MKSAYRLLQQDSGVHVAVEDQNLEISPKVQHFLWRVLVWCLPTKVQLSTKKVNVDLYCPFCNLAVETISHALLECRFARSCWCVSIVPASVDSVGFNRWLSGLTVHHSAADVKEAACISWKIWSVRNELLWNKKTCSAIDVVRSARIVLDQYCTARSQKTGALLIDDINNVDERWKKPNSHMVKINVDGAIFQEQNKFGFGCVARDTNGILLEAISASRFGVVKPEIAETIGIKEALIWITCW, encoded by the exons ATGAAGAGTGCATACCGACTGCTACAGCAGGATTCTGGTGTGCATGTTGCTGTTGAAGATCAGAATTTGGAAATTTCTCCGAAAGTGCAGCATTTTCTGTGGCGTGTTTTAGTTTGGTGCCTCCCAACAAAAGTTCAACTGAGCACCAAAAAGGTTAATGTCGATTTGTATTGTCCATTTTGCAACTTGGCGGTGGAAACTATTAGTCATGCCTTGCTCGAATGCCGGTTTGCGAGAAGCTGCTGGTGTGTCTCTATTGTCCCTGCTAGTGTGGATAGTGTTGGCTTCAACAGATGGCTTTCTGGTCTAACCGTGCATCACTCTGCTGCTGATGTCAAAGAAGCAGCTTGTATCAGTTGGAAGATATGGTCTGTTCGTAATGAGCTACTTTGGAATAAAAAAACTTGTTCTGCTATTGATGTGGTCCGATCGGCTAGGATAGTGCTTGACCAATATTGTACTGCTCGATCTCAAAAGACGGGGGCATTGTTAATTGATGATATTAATAATGTAGACGAGCGGTGGAAGAAACCAAATTCACATATGGTCAAGATTAATGTCGACGGGGCTATTTTTCAGGAACAAAACAAGTTTGGCTTTGGGTGTGTGGCCCGTGACACGAATGGAATTCTCCTTGAAGCTATTTCTGCATCTCGGTTTGGGGTGGTTAAGCCCGAAATTGCCGAGACCATTGGGATTAAGGAGGCCTTAA TTTGGATTACTTGTTGGTGA